In Panacibacter ginsenosidivorans, the following proteins share a genomic window:
- a CDS encoding outer membrane protein assembly factor BamB family protein yields the protein MTLRFLPALSIMLLVASCTSKPEKAYDTWGVYGGNKENNHYSSLTQIDTNNVTQLQVAWEYHTHDSDKGTQIQVNPIMVDGVLYGVSPKLKLFALDAGTGAQKWIFDPSADSVQLKAFGNYYFMMNVCRGVAYYTDGKDDKRIFYGAGPRLFCIDANTGKPVITFGNNGTIDLHNDLGFDASQLYVAATTPGMIYKDMIIIGDRVNEEMPAAPGHIRAYDVHTGKLRWIFHTIPQPGEPGFETWDDSTAYKHVGGANCWSGFSLDEERGILYAPLGSSVYDFYGGKRTGQNLYANSLLALDANTGKRIWHFQTVHHDIWDRDLPMAPALVTITKDGKKIDAAIQPTKSAFVFMFDRVTGQPIYPIEEKQVPTATELVGEKPNPTQPFPSLPLPFARQSLTEKDLNNLVPDSSYKDIKQKLASYKTGFIFNPPSKEGTVIFPGYDGGGEWGGPAVDPETGILYINASEMPWVLTMVDLKDKPVVAETNLQAGKRLYTTTCMACHGPERQGGGNNPTLIGAGKKYTEEQFMQLVSSGRRMMPAFNQLAESEKKALASFVLDLKSKQTEKFVVPVRPDDEWNKMPYSATGYNKFLTKEGYPAVLPPWGTLNAINLSTGELIWKDTLGDVPEFKAKGIHTGTENYGGPAVTAGGLVFIAATSDSKMRAFNKRTGKLLWEVDLPASGYATPAVYQVNGKQFLVIACGGGKLGKHSGDSYVAFALPDAK from the coding sequence ATGACACTGCGATTTCTGCCGGCTTTATCAATTATGCTGCTTGTTGCTTCATGTACATCAAAGCCGGAAAAAGCTTACGATACATGGGGCGTGTATGGCGGCAATAAAGAGAACAATCACTACTCATCATTGACACAGATCGACACAAATAATGTTACGCAATTGCAGGTAGCGTGGGAATATCACACGCATGATTCTGATAAAGGAACACAGATTCAGGTAAACCCCATTATGGTTGATGGTGTGTTGTATGGAGTTTCGCCAAAGCTGAAACTCTTTGCATTAGATGCAGGAACAGGTGCACAGAAATGGATTTTCGATCCATCCGCAGATTCTGTACAACTAAAAGCTTTTGGCAATTATTATTTTATGATGAATGTTTGTCGCGGCGTTGCCTACTACACAGATGGAAAAGACGATAAAAGAATCTTCTATGGAGCAGGACCAAGATTATTTTGCATAGATGCAAACACAGGTAAACCTGTAATAACATTTGGAAATAACGGAACAATTGATCTGCACAACGATCTTGGCTTTGATGCATCACAACTTTATGTTGCAGCAACAACGCCCGGAATGATCTATAAAGACATGATTATTATTGGTGATCGCGTAAATGAAGAAATGCCTGCAGCACCGGGACATATAAGAGCATATGATGTGCACACGGGAAAACTGCGCTGGATATTTCATACGATACCACAACCCGGGGAACCCGGTTTTGAAACATGGGATGATTCAACAGCCTACAAACATGTTGGTGGCGCCAATTGCTGGTCTGGCTTCAGTTTGGATGAAGAGCGCGGAATTTTATATGCACCACTCGGTTCTTCTGTTTATGATTTTTATGGCGGTAAAAGAACAGGACAAAATCTTTATGCGAATTCATTACTTGCGTTAGATGCAAACACCGGCAAACGAATCTGGCATTTTCAAACAGTGCATCATGATATCTGGGATCGTGACCTTCCTATGGCGCCTGCACTTGTAACCATTACAAAAGATGGAAAGAAAATTGACGCAGCAATTCAACCAACAAAAAGTGCATTTGTTTTTATGTTTGATCGTGTAACAGGACAACCAATTTATCCAATTGAAGAAAAGCAAGTGCCAACAGCAACAGAACTGGTTGGCGAAAAGCCAAACCCTACACAACCATTTCCCTCATTGCCTTTGCCTTTTGCGAGGCAATCATTAACAGAAAAAGACCTCAACAATCTTGTTCCCGATTCTTCTTATAAAGATATCAAGCAAAAACTCGCTTCATATAAAACTGGATTTATTTTCAATCCACCATCAAAAGAAGGAACGGTAATTTTTCCCGGTTACGATGGCGGCGGCGAATGGGGCGGTCCGGCTGTTGATCCCGAAACAGGTATTCTTTACATTAATGCAAGCGAAATGCCATGGGTGCTTACCATGGTTGACCTGAAAGATAAACCTGTTGTTGCTGAAACAAATTTGCAGGCTGGTAAAAGATTGTACACCACAACCTGTATGGCTTGTCACGGTCCCGAAAGACAAGGCGGTGGCAACAATCCCACGCTTATCGGTGCAGGTAAAAAATATACTGAAGAACAATTTATGCAACTTGTTTCTTCAGGCAGAAGAATGATGCCTGCGTTCAATCAACTTGCAGAGAGTGAGAAAAAAGCGCTGGCTTCTTTTGTGCTCGATCTCAAATCAAAACAAACAGAAAAATTTGTTGTTCCTGTTCGCCCTGATGATGAATGGAACAAAATGCCATACAGCGCTACCGGCTACAATAAATTCTTAACCAAAGAAGGTTATCCCGCAGTTCTGCCACCATGGGGTACATTGAATGCCATTAACCTCAGCACCGGCGAACTTATTTGGAAAGACACACTTGGAGATGTTCCCGAATTCAAAGCAAAAGGCATTCATACAGGAACAGAAAATTATGGCGGACCTGCTGTTACAGCCGGCGGGCTTGTATTTATTGCTGCTACCAGCGATTCAAAAATGCGTGCCTTTAACAAACGCACCGGCAAACTGTTGTGGGAGGTTGATCTGCCCGCCAGTGGTTATGCCACACCTGCAGTGTACCAGGTAAATGGCAAACAATTTCTTGTAATTGCCTGTGGTGGCGGTAAACTGGGCAAGCATTCCGGCGATAGTTATGTGGCATTTGCATTGCCGGATGCAAAATAG
- a CDS encoding TIM barrel protein: MKEKFSRRSFLKVGGMAAVGTAVLPGTGFAAPAAISPAIALQLYTVRNELAKDIPGTLKRLASLGIQNVETAFWTENVTVKEAAEYIKDAGLKVCSSHIEIPVDEKSKTAMLETAAAYNCKRMIWHGWPEDKRYSSLEGTKELIGIYNEAGKFAKANGLEFGLHNHWWEYRNKVGGRFVYEWLLEGVDSNIFFEIDTYWVKVAGHDPAKIITQFGNRAKYLHMKDGPAKYTASLSADKPEPMVALGKGTQNIPAIAAAAKPNIEWMVIEMDVVATDVFEAIKKSQDYLIKNKFAVAGK; encoded by the coding sequence ATGAAAGAAAAATTCTCCCGCCGTTCTTTTTTAAAAGTAGGTGGCATGGCAGCTGTGGGAACAGCTGTATTGCCGGGTACCGGTTTTGCTGCACCAGCCGCAATAAGCCCTGCTATTGCATTGCAGTTATATACTGTAAGAAACGAACTGGCTAAAGATATACCCGGAACGCTTAAACGTTTAGCCAGCCTTGGCATACAAAACGTTGAAACCGCTTTTTGGACTGAAAATGTAACGGTAAAAGAGGCGGCAGAATATATAAAAGATGCCGGGTTAAAAGTATGCTCAAGCCATATAGAAATTCCGGTTGATGAAAAAAGCAAAACCGCCATGCTGGAAACTGCAGCAGCATATAATTGTAAACGTATGATCTGGCATGGCTGGCCCGAAGATAAGCGCTACAGTAGCTTAGAAGGCACCAAAGAGCTCATTGGCATATACAACGAGGCCGGCAAATTTGCCAAAGCCAATGGTTTGGAATTTGGTCTGCATAACCATTGGTGGGAATACCGCAATAAAGTAGGCGGCCGTTTTGTGTACGAATGGTTATTGGAAGGAGTTGACAGCAACATATTCTTCGAGATAGATACTTACTGGGTAAAAGTAGCGGGCCACGACCCTGCAAAAATTATTACACAGTTTGGCAACAGGGCAAAGTACCTTCATATGAAAGATGGCCCCGCAAAATATACAGCTTCACTTTCCGCAGATAAGCCGGAACCGATGGTAGCACTTGGCAAGGGCACGCAAAATATTCCGGCGATAGCTGCTGCCGCAAAGCCCAACATAGAATGGATGGTTATTGAAATGGATGTGGTTGCAACAGATGTTTTTGAAGCCATTAAAAAAAGCCAGGATTATCTTATAAAAAATAAGTTTGCTGTAGCCGGCAAATAA
- the rpoN gene encoding RNA polymerase factor sigma-54 — MALSQSLQQKLLQKLSPQQIQLMKLLQVPTAHLEERIKEELEENPALEQGEEDHDEDFDSDLTGEAENFSEDGDKEELDGSQDEYENIDISEYVSDGDDDIADYRTRDDNYPEMDEQKTLPHRVETSFHESLLDQLGMLSLDEKNYKIAEQVVGSIDDDGYLRRELSSIVDDLAFRQGVDATEEEIEEIIKKIQHFDPPGICARDLRECLLLQLNRQLAEGKDVYLAIQVLDKYFDEFTKKHYEKIQRGLNLSDEDLKNVIGAIIRLNPKPGGNMGELNKAESYIVPDFFILNNNGKLELTLNSRNAPDLRISEGYRDMLKEYDKGSKKDKRQKEAVLFIKQKIDSARWFIDMIKQRQHTLLSTMSAIMNYQEEFFLTGDQTSLKPMILKDIAEITGLDISTVSRVANSKFVQTEFGTYRLKFFFSESLSTDSGEEVSTREVKKILSDLIEGEDKKKPFSDERLTELLQEKGYNIARRTVAKYREQLNIPVARLRKEL; from the coding sequence ATGGCATTAAGTCAATCGTTACAACAAAAGTTATTACAGAAATTATCCCCCCAGCAGATTCAGTTAATGAAGCTGCTGCAGGTTCCTACTGCCCATCTTGAAGAACGTATAAAAGAAGAACTGGAAGAAAACCCCGCTCTCGAACAAGGCGAAGAGGACCATGATGAAGATTTTGACAGCGACCTGACCGGTGAAGCAGAAAATTTTTCTGAAGACGGTGATAAAGAAGAGTTAGATGGCAGCCAGGACGAATACGAAAACATAGACATAAGTGAATATGTTTCTGACGGTGATGACGATATAGCCGATTACAGGACAAGGGACGACAATTATCCCGAAATGGATGAGCAGAAAACCCTGCCGCACAGAGTTGAAACCTCCTTTCACGAATCTTTGCTCGACCAGTTGGGTATGCTTTCACTTGACGAAAAAAATTACAAGATAGCAGAACAAGTGGTTGGCAGTATTGATGATGATGGCTACCTGCGCAGAGAACTTTCCTCCATTGTTGATGATCTTGCTTTTCGCCAGGGGGTAGATGCAACGGAGGAAGAAATAGAAGAGATTATTAAAAAGATACAGCATTTCGATCCACCTGGCATTTGTGCAAGAGACCTTAGAGAATGTTTATTACTCCAGCTAAACCGTCAGCTCGCCGAAGGAAAAGATGTTTATTTAGCTATACAGGTACTCGACAAATACTTTGATGAGTTTACCAAAAAACACTACGAAAAAATACAGCGTGGCTTAAACCTTAGCGACGAGGATCTCAAAAATGTTATTGGTGCTATTATACGTTTGAACCCAAAGCCCGGTGGCAATATGGGTGAGCTTAACAAAGCAGAAAGCTATATTGTGCCTGACTTTTTTATACTTAACAATAACGGCAAACTGGAGCTTACCCTTAATTCCCGCAACGCGCCTGACCTGCGCATCAGTGAAGGGTACCGCGACATGCTGAAGGAATACGACAAAGGAAGCAAGAAAGACAAACGCCAGAAAGAAGCCGTGCTTTTCATAAAGCAAAAAATAGATTCTGCCCGCTGGTTTATAGACATGATCAAACAGCGGCAACACACTTTGCTTAGCACCATGAGTGCCATTATGAACTACCAGGAAGAATTCTTTCTTACCGGCGACCAGACCAGCCTGAAACCAATGATCTTAAAAGACATTGCAGAAATTACAGGCCTGGATATTTCCACAGTTAGCCGTGTGGCCAACAGCAAATTTGTGCAAACAGAGTTTGGTACATACCGTCTTAAATTCTTCTTTAGTGAATCACTTAGTACAGACAGTGGTGAAGAAGTAAGCACAAGAGAAGTGAAAAAAATTCTCAGCGACCTTATAGAAGGCGAAGACAAAAAGAAACCGTTTAGCGATGAGCGCCTTACCGAACTGCTGCAGGAAAAAGGTTATAATATTGCACGCCGCACGGTAGCTAAATACCGCGAGCAATTAAATATACCGGTAGCAAGATTGAGAAAGGAATTATAA
- a CDS encoding DUF2130 domain-containing protein, with product MATLIKCPNCGFEFPLEDALNDELKESIEKEKQQLRQQMLDYKKTKEEELRRKEEDFARQKQFQEDSFQKRLDDELKKKNQYMEESIRKSLSADYENQFRMLKDSAAENEEKLKEARKKELEFLQREKALKEKESEMELQLQRQLMAERGKMKEQLQKEEQERMSLKEQEYNLRMREMEKQIEDQKKLVDEMKRKAEQGSMQLQGEAQELLLEEILQSTFPFDKVQEVGKGVRGADCVQIVRNQFGSEAGKIIYESKRTKDFGGDWIEKLKHDMRTLGADVAVIVTQAFPKDMDRFGEKNGVYICSFSEVRSVALLLRNAILKIADTKKSQENRGDKMVMLYDYLIGNEFGEQWKAIREGFMSMKLSIQKERDAMEKLWKAREKQLEKVLLNAAHIKGSIEGIAGADAVNLNLLEDNEPDLLD from the coding sequence ATGGCTACGCTAATAAAATGTCCTAATTGTGGTTTTGAATTTCCGTTGGAAGATGCATTGAACGATGAATTGAAGGAATCTATTGAAAAGGAAAAACAACAATTGCGCCAGCAAATGCTTGATTATAAGAAAACAAAGGAGGAAGAACTGCGCAGAAAAGAAGAAGATTTTGCACGGCAGAAACAATTCCAGGAAGATAGCTTTCAAAAAAGACTTGATGATGAATTGAAGAAAAAGAATCAGTACATGGAAGAATCCATCCGCAAATCTTTGTCTGCAGATTATGAGAATCAATTCCGAATGCTAAAAGATTCTGCTGCAGAGAATGAGGAAAAATTAAAAGAGGCCCGCAAAAAAGAACTGGAATTTTTGCAAAGAGAAAAGGCATTAAAAGAGAAGGAATCTGAAATGGAATTGCAGTTGCAAAGACAGTTGATGGCAGAAAGAGGGAAGATGAAAGAACAATTGCAAAAAGAAGAGCAGGAAAGAATGAGCCTGAAAGAGCAGGAATATAATTTGCGCATGCGGGAAATGGAAAAGCAGATCGAAGACCAGAAAAAACTGGTTGATGAGATGAAACGCAAAGCGGAGCAGGGCAGCATGCAGCTGCAGGGAGAGGCGCAGGAATTATTACTGGAGGAAATATTGCAGTCAACTTTTCCGTTTGACAAGGTACAAGAAGTGGGTAAGGGTGTCAGGGGTGCCGATTGTGTGCAAATCGTTCGTAACCAATTTGGCAGTGAGGCAGGAAAGATCATTTATGAAAGCAAACGTACTAAAGATTTTGGCGGCGACTGGATAGAAAAATTAAAGCATGATATGCGCACTTTAGGTGCGGATGTAGCCGTTATTGTGACGCAGGCTTTTCCAAAAGATATGGACAGGTTTGGCGAAAAGAATGGGGTATATATATGCTCCTTTTCAGAAGTAAGAAGTGTAGCTTTATTGTTAAGAAATGCTATTTTAAAAATTGCCGATACGAAGAAGAGCCAGGAAAACAGGGGCGATAAAATGGTAATGCTGTACGATTATCTTATAGGCAATGAATTTGGAGAGCAATGGAAAGCTATTCGGGAAGGTTTCATGAGCATGAAACTAAGCATACAAAAAGAGCGGGATGCCATGGAGAAATTATGGAAAGCCCGTGAAAAACAACTGGAAAAAGTATTACTAAATGCAGCTCATATAAAAGGTTCAATTGAGGGTATTGCAGGCGCAGATGCTGTTAACCTTAATTTACTCGAAGATAATGAGCCAGATCTTTTAGATTGA
- a CDS encoding zinc-dependent peptidase: MSDTVHLSTPAKIQDLPVYSGKALQGFSHNNEINASIGGAAEIFIFIGIVIFLLLLQLSRILKPSSRIQPKGEIPAGETGLKDIYVYNGQQLDISDEDIKKILTKRFPYYISLSPEMKESFEKRVKRFITLKTFVIPGTEAYKDVPVLLAAAAVQLTFGLREFELPWFQYIRIHAEEYFADDPNALRVLAGHVESNIITVAWNHFLKGIEDDHDGVNVGLHEMAHALYYQQVIVNKSKKNEFIKELSEVMEESEDIYALKHKHKILYSDNAYKNLQEFWAESIELFFERPEAMKICYPELFENLKELLNQDPLNKTNPVLTI; encoded by the coding sequence ATGTCTGATACAGTACATCTTTCAACCCCGGCTAAAATTCAAGACCTTCCGGTTTATTCAGGCAAGGCCTTGCAGGGCTTTAGCCATAACAATGAAATAAATGCTTCAATTGGCGGGGCTGCTGAAATATTTATTTTTATAGGCATAGTTATTTTTCTGCTGTTGTTGCAACTTTCAAGGATTTTAAAACCATCTTCCCGTATTCAGCCAAAAGGAGAAATACCTGCAGGCGAAACCGGCTTAAAGGATATATATGTTTATAACGGTCAGCAACTCGACATAAGCGATGAAGACATAAAGAAGATACTTACGAAACGATTTCCTTATTACATTTCGCTTTCTCCGGAAATGAAAGAATCTTTTGAAAAAAGAGTGAAGAGGTTTATAACGCTGAAAACATTTGTAATTCCCGGTACAGAAGCATATAAAGATGTGCCTGTGTTATTAGCTGCTGCTGCTGTGCAGCTAACCTTTGGTCTAAGGGAATTTGAGCTTCCCTGGTTTCAATACATTCGAATACACGCGGAAGAATATTTTGCAGACGATCCGAATGCATTACGTGTATTGGCAGGTCATGTGGAAAGCAATATTATTACCGTGGCATGGAACCATTTTCTTAAGGGTATAGAAGATGATCATGATGGTGTGAATGTTGGATTACACGAGATGGCGCATGCATTATACTACCAACAGGTGATAGTAAACAAAAGTAAGAAGAATGAATTCATCAAAGAACTTTCAGAAGTAATGGAAGAAAGTGAAGATATTTATGCACTTAAACATAAGCACAAAATACTTTATTCTGATAATGCTTATAAAAATTTGCAGGAATTCTGGGCAGAAAGCATAGAGTTATTTTTTGAAAGACCGGAAGCAATGAAAATATGCTATCCCGAGCTTTTTGAAAACCTGAAAGAATTATTAAACCAGGATCCGCTAAATAAAACCAACCCGGTTTTAACCATATAA
- a CDS encoding S41 family peptidase, with protein MRVLFVIVLLLDSLLSFAQTQPLNQATSDAYIITRMAAKFHVQPRLVDDDFSQDMFTSILKNLDEERIYFTLEDMNKLNAFRSSLDEQVKQRKNDFLQTLLSLYQSRMAQADTMIDNICKQPFNFSTAEKFTVEEDTSYPANATAMHSKMYKSIKRAVLESMAEDVIDAEDSSHTLSKKELDALEIKYRKRTQHLYKRSIKMKMEYPGGLPQVLGEVYCSAVATCYDPHTEYLPLAEKENLEAQLGNNIFRFGFGMDDDEENGGVVINSLKPGSPAFKSGLLNKGDKIMALQWEGKDRIDVSDASRQEVGDILSASNHDKIVFTVKKADGAVRELTLQKEGIDPDDEDNRVKSFLLKGSKTIGYISLPAFYSDWDNDDNNVHGCANDVATEIIKLQKENIEGLILDLRYNGGGSMREAMELAGIFIDAGPVEQIKDKEGKVYTLKDANRGTIYSGPLLLMVNSYSASASEMVAGTLQDYNRALIAGTPTYGKATSQVILPLDTTVSLSGSPSNMKPTSAFLKVTIEQLFRVNGTTAQKKGVEPDILIPDILDMSSERELNEPLALNVNKIDPNKFYRPYPETDYAEAKSLATKEIASDDYFITLKQYIETNKLLQQPKDMNLKWEDAISNYKKEDATIPILTKRINGWKPGFTVENNQFENERLKADSSLKELNDEIKEYLASDHALDIAYKVLLVQIK; from the coding sequence ATGAGAGTATTATTTGTTATTGTGTTGCTCCTTGATTCCCTACTTTCTTTTGCCCAAACACAGCCCTTAAACCAGGCCACTTCAGACGCATACATCATTACACGTATGGCGGCAAAATTTCATGTGCAGCCAAGACTGGTGGATGATGATTTTTCACAAGACATGTTTACCAGCATACTCAAAAATCTGGATGAGGAACGTATTTATTTTACTTTGGAAGACATGAACAAATTAAATGCTTTTCGCAGCAGTTTGGATGAGCAGGTAAAACAAAGAAAAAATGATTTTCTGCAAACGCTACTGTCGTTATACCAAAGCCGCATGGCACAAGCCGATACTATGATCGATAATATCTGTAAGCAACCATTTAATTTTTCTACAGCCGAAAAATTTACTGTTGAAGAAGATACTTCCTACCCGGCAAATGCAACAGCCATGCACAGTAAGATGTATAAAAGTATCAAACGTGCAGTGCTGGAATCTATGGCAGAAGATGTTATCGATGCTGAAGATTCATCGCATACGTTATCTAAAAAAGAACTGGATGCACTGGAAATAAAATACAGGAAGAGAACACAGCATTTGTATAAACGTTCCATTAAAATGAAGATGGAATATCCCGGTGGCTTACCGCAGGTACTTGGTGAAGTGTATTGTAGTGCAGTGGCCACCTGTTACGACCCGCACACAGAATATTTACCACTTGCTGAAAAAGAAAATCTTGAAGCTCAACTCGGCAATAATATTTTCAGGTTTGGTTTTGGGATGGATGATGATGAGGAAAACGGAGGCGTTGTAATCAACAGCCTTAAACCTGGCAGCCCTGCATTTAAAAGCGGGTTATTAAATAAAGGAGATAAGATAATGGCACTGCAATGGGAAGGCAAAGATCGTATTGATGTATCTGATGCTTCAAGACAGGAAGTGGGTGATATATTAAGTGCCAGTAATCATGACAAGATCGTGTTTACTGTAAAAAAAGCAGATGGCGCTGTCCGGGAGCTAACCTTACAAAAAGAGGGAATAGATCCCGACGACGAGGACAACCGTGTAAAAAGTTTTTTACTAAAAGGAAGTAAAACCATTGGGTATATATCATTACCTGCCTTCTATTCAGATTGGGATAATGATGACAATAATGTTCATGGCTGTGCTAATGATGTTGCTACCGAAATAATAAAGCTACAAAAAGAAAATATTGAAGGTCTTATACTTGATCTCAGGTATAATGGCGGGGGCTCCATGCGTGAAGCAATGGAGCTCGCAGGAATATTTATAGATGCCGGCCCGGTAGAACAAATAAAAGATAAAGAAGGAAAAGTATATACATTAAAAGACGCAAACAGAGGCACTATTTACAGTGGCCCCTTATTGCTGATGGTAAACAGTTACAGTGCTTCTGCATCGGAAATGGTTGCAGGAACTTTGCAGGATTACAACAGGGCATTAATTGCCGGCACACCTACTTATGGTAAAGCAACCAGCCAGGTGATTTTACCTCTGGATACAACGGTAAGTTTATCAGGCAGCCCTTCCAATATGAAGCCAACCTCTGCTTTTCTAAAAGTTACAATAGAACAATTGTTTCGTGTAAATGGTACCACCGCGCAAAAGAAAGGCGTGGAGCCCGATATTCTAATACCCGATATTTTGGACATGAGCAGTGAACGGGAATTAAATGAACCACTGGCACTTAACGTAAATAAAATAGACCCCAATAAATTTTACAGGCCTTATCCCGAAACAGATTATGCGGAAGCAAAATCGCTGGCAACAAAAGAAATAGCGTCAGATGATTATTTCATCACACTTAAACAATATATAGAGACCAATAAATTACTGCAACAACCCAAAGACATGAATTTAAAATGGGAAGATGCCATAAGTAATTATAAAAAAGAAGATGCTACTATACCAATATTAACAAAAAGAATAAACGGGTGGAAGCCTGGTTTTACTGTAGAGAATAATCAATTTGAAAATGAAAGACTAAAAGCAGACAGTTCGCTAAAAGAACTGAATGATGAAATAAAAGAATACCTGGCATCAGACCATGCATTGGATATTGCATATAAAGTTTTACTGGTACAGATAAAATAA
- a CDS encoding VOC family protein → MQEKTLSIRPFIGAKDYEISRSFYRDLGFEEIVLGDDMCVFKTKEGPAFYLQNAYVKDWVDNSMIFMEVEDVSKFWNELIALDLPAKYKNVRVTPIRTLSWGSECFLHDPSGILWHFGQFNK, encoded by the coding sequence ATGCAAGAAAAAACATTATCAATCCGGCCATTTATCGGCGCTAAGGATTATGAAATATCAAGAAGTTTTTACCGGGATCTGGGTTTTGAAGAAATTGTGTTGGGAGACGATATGTGTGTATTCAAAACAAAAGAGGGGCCTGCATTCTATTTGCAGAACGCTTATGTAAAAGACTGGGTAGATAATTCTATGATCTTTATGGAAGTGGAGGATGTGAGTAAGTTCTGGAACGAACTTATTGCTTTGGATCTGCCGGCGAAATATAAAAATGTAAGGGTAACGCCTATACGTACATTGTCATGGGGCAGCGAATGTTTTTTGCACGACCCATCTGGTATACTCTGGCACTTCGGACAGTTTAATAAGTAA